Within Actinosynnema pretiosum, the genomic segment TGTCCGGGCTGCCGTCCACGAGCAGCCCGGACGGCCGCTGGCTGGTGGACGCCGGCCTCGGCGACGGCCTGCGCGACCCGCTGCCGCTGCGCGCGGGCGAGCACCGGCAAGAGGTGCTCGCGTTCGGGCTGGCCGAGTCGCCGCTGGTGCCGGGTTGGCGGTTCACGCACGACCCGAGGGGCAGCTTCCACGCCGTGGACGTCGAGTCCGAGCCGACGACCACCGGCACGTTCGCGGCCCGGCACCACCACCTGTCGACGTCCCCGGACTCGCCGTTCGTCCGGGCGTTCACCGCGCAGCGGGTGGACGCGACCGGGATCGACCTGCTGCGGGCGCTGACCCTGACCAGGCGCGCGGCCGGGGGTGACCGGACCCTGGTGCTGGAGTCGCGCGGGGACTGGGCGGCGGCGCTGGCCGACGTGTTCGGGCTGGTCCTCGACGTGGCGGAGCTGGACGTGCTGTGGCCGAAGGCGCTCGCGCAGCACGAGGCGCACCTGGCCGCGCGGGCGGCGGCCCCTGGGCTCAGGTGAGCCCGATGGTGATCTGCTCGTCGACCACGCCCCGGTAGCGCGGCCCGGCGGCCTGGCGGAGCGCGCCGTCCAGCACCGGCAGCGCCGCGAAGCTGTCCGCGACCGGCAGCCGGTAGCGGCCGTCCTCGCGGCGCAGCAGGTGCGCCATCTCCGGGTGCCGCGCGGCGAAGCCGGGGTCGCCGGGGAACAGGTCCAGCCGCAGGAACGTCCTGGGCGCGCTCTTGCGCGCCATCCCGCCGTCCACCGACCGGGACACCGCCACCGCGCCCAGCTCGCCCCAGGCGACCGCCCACGGCGTGCCCTGCGGGTCGTCCCAGCGCACGCCCTGCGCCTCCACGACGAGCTTGCGCGGGCGGCTGAGCTTCTTCCAGGAGAGCAGCGGCAGCAGGCCGAGCACGACGAGCGCGGTCCCGAGGACCAGCAGGGCGAGCCCGCCGGTCGAGGAGAAGGCGACCAGCCCGAGCACGCCGAGCACGAGCGCGACGGCCGAGCCGATCAGCGCCTTGCGGGTGGACGGGCCTGCGACGTCGATGACCACCGGGTGCACGGTGCTCCCTCCTGGACTGGCTGTACTAGCTGTACTGGCCGGACCGGCTGAACCGGGCGGACCGGCGGGTGGGGCTCCTCGGGACCGGGCTCGGGCCTCGGGCTCAGGTCAGGCCGACCGAGAACCCCTCGTCGACCACACCCCGGTAGCGCGGCCCCGCCGCCTGGCGCAGCGCGCCGTCCATGACCGGGATCAGCCCGGCCGAGTCGCCCAGCGGCAGCCGGTACCGCCCGTCCTGCAGCGCGAGCCGCGCCAGCTGCGGGTGCCTGGCCGCGAACCCGGCCGGGTCGGCGGGGAACAGGTCGAGCCGCACCATGGTCCGGCGCACGAGGTTGGACGGGGACACGATCGGCTCCTTGGTGCGGGAGACCGACACCGCGCCCAGCTCGCCCCAGCCGACCGCCCAGGACGCGCCCCGCGGGTCGTCCCAGCGCACGCCCGGCGCCTCGAAGACGAGCTTGCGCGGACGGCTGAGCTTCTTCCACGTGATGATCGGCAGCAGCCCGATGCCGGTGAGGACCACGCCGATGACCAGCGCGATCGTGCCCCCGCCGAACTCGCCGTCCCGGTACGCCGACACCGCGCCGACCAGCGCCAGCACGCCCAGCACGAGCGCGACGACGCCCCCGACGAGCGCCTTGCGGGTGTCCCTGGTGCCGACGTCGATGACCACGGGGTGCACGGGGTTCCTCCTGGGGGTCTGCTGCCCGCCAGCCTCCCAGAAACCGCACCGGTCCCGCCGGGAGTCCGAAGCATTCCCCGCACCCGCGCGCACGGGCCGTGACCACCGCCACGCGGCGGGGACGTCCGGGTGGACACCCCCGCCGCGCGCCGCTCAGCCCTTCTTCGGCACCCGCACGATCAGCGCGTCGCCCTGCCCGCCGCCGCCGCACAGCGCCGCCGCGCCCACGCCGCCCCCGCGCCTGCGCAGCTCCAGCGCCAGGTGCAGCGCGATCCGCGCCCCGGACATGCCGATGGGGTGGCCGAGCGCGATCGCCCCGCCGTTGACGTTGACCTTGTCCGGGCTGATCCCCAGCTCGCGCGTGGACACCAGCCCGACCGCCGCGAACGCCTCGTTGATCTCCACGAGGTCCAGGTCGGCGGGGTCGACGCCCTCCTTCGCGCAGGCCGCCTTGATCGCGTTGGACGGCTGCTCGTGCAGGCTCGCGTCGGGCCCGGCGACCACGCCGTGCGCGCCGATCTCGGCCAGCCACTCCAGCCCGAGCTCCTCGGCCTTGTCCTTGCTCATGACCACGACGGCCGCCGCGCCGTCCGAGATCTGGGAGGCCGACCCGGCCGTGATGGTGCCGTCCGTCGCGAACGCGGGCCGCAGCCGCGCGAGCGTCTCGGCGGTGGTGTCGGCGCGCACGCCCTCGTCGGCGCTGACCAGCACCGGGTCGCCCTTGCGCTGCGGGACGGCGACGGGCGCGATCTCCTCGGCGAACAGCCCGGCCTCGGCGGCGCGGGCGGCGAGCCGGTGCGAGCGGGCGGAGAACTCGTCCTGCTCGGCGCGGGTCACGCCGTGGCGGGCGTTGTGCTTCTCGGTGGACACGCCCATCGCGACCTGGTCGAACGCGCAGAACAGCCCGTCGTGGGCCATGTGGTCGACGAGGGCGGTGTCGCCGTACTTGAACCCGCCGCGCGAGTCCTTGAGCAGGTGCGGGGCCTGGGTCATGGACTCCTGGCCGCCCGCGACGACCACGTCGAACTCGCCCGCGCGGATGAGCTGGTCGGCGAGCGCGATGGCGTCCACGCCGGACAGGCACACCTTGTTGATCGTCAGCGCGGGCACGGTCATCGGGATGCCCGCGTTCACCGCGGCCTGCCTGGCCGGGATCTGGCCCGCGCCCGCGGTGAGCACCTGGCCCATGATCACGTACTGGACCTGCTCGGGCGCGACGCCCGCGCGCTCCAGCGCGGCCTTGATCGCGACGCCGCCCAGCTGGGCGGCGGAGAAGTCCTTGAGCGAACCCAGCAGCCGCCCCATCGGGGTGCGGGCGCCGGCGACGATGACGGAACCACGGGACACGACGGCCTCCACGCGAGTGAACACTGGTTAACTCAGCGCCACCACGGTACCGGCCCCCGCCTGCGACTACGGGTGTGAGCCAGCGCACAAGACCCTCGGGGGGCGCGCCACTACGCTCCGCGGGCATGGAGCTGCTGAGCGGGTTGATCACGGCGGTGGACCACGTCGGCATCGCGGTGCCCGACCTGGACGAGGCCATCGCCTTCCACCGGGAGACCTTCGGCCTCGTCGTCGCGCACGAGGAGGTCAACGAGGAGCAGGGCGTGCGCGAGGCCATGCTGCGCGCCCCCGGCGACGGCGGCGGCGGCACGGCGGTGCAGCTCCTCGCCCCGCTCAGCCCGAAGTCGACCATCGCGAAGTTCCTCGACCGCTCGGGCCCCGGCCTCCAGCAGTTGGCCTACCGGGTGTCCGATGTGGACGCGGCGGCCGAGCGGCTGCGCGGGGCCGGGCTGCGGGTGCTGTACGCGAGCGCCAAGCGCGGCACGGGCGGCAGCCGGGTGAACTTCGTGCACCCCAAGGACGCGGGCGGCGTGCTGGTCGAGCTGGTCGAGCCCGCCGCGCACTGATCTTCGCGCGGCGCGGGCGCCCGCGCCGCCGGGGGCGTTCCCGACCCGTTCGGAGCGCCCCCGAACGGACGCCCGCGCCGCGCGCCCCCGGCTCCACGATCCTGTCCTGGCAAGGAAGATCGTCCCGCTGTGCGGCCTTCGAGTGCCGGTGGGACACCCGGAGCGGGTAGCGTTGGCGGCATGGGCCTCGCCGACGACCGTGACCTCGTTCCCCTCGGCTCCGGCTTCGACATCGTCAAACGCGGGTACGACCGCGGGCAGGTCGAGGAACACCTGGAGCGCCTCGATTCCGACCTGCGCCTGCTCGCCGCCGACCGCGACGCGGCCATGTCGCAGACCAGCGACCTGGCCCGCCAGCTGGAGGCCGCGCGCTCCGAGATGGCGGACCTGCGCAACCAGATCGACCGGCTGTCGATGCCCCCCACCACGCTGGAGGGGCTGAGCGAGCGGTTGCAGCGGATGCTGCGCCTCGCCCAGGACGAGGCCAACGAGATCAAGGCGCGCGCCGAGGCCGAGGGCGGGCACATCCGGGCCAAGGCCGAGTCGGACGCGGGCGCGCTGCGCAGCAGGTACGACGCCCTGATCGGCGAGCTGGACCAGCGCCGCGTCGACATGGAGAACGAGCACCGGGGCGTGCTGGAGGGCGCGCGCGCCGAGGCCGAGAAGATCGTCGCGGACGCGCGCGAGCAGGCGGGCCGGATCGACCAGGAGGCGCAGCAGCGCCGCACCACGGTCGAGGAGGACTTCGAGATCGCGATGGCGGCCCGTCGCGTGGAGTCGATGAAGACGCTCGCCGAGCAGGAGGCGAGCAGCAAGAACGAGGCCGAGCGCAGGCTCCGCGAGGCGACCGACGAGGCGGCCCGGATCAGGGCGCAGGTCGCGCAGGAGCAGGCGGCGGCGAACGCGGAGGCCCAGCGCCTGGTGCGCGAGGCCACCGAGGAGGCGAACCGCAGGCGGCACGACTCGCTGTCCGAGGCGACCGCGCGCGTGCAGGAGGCCACGGACGAGGCGAACCGCCGGGTGCGGGAGGCCACCGAGGAGTCCAACCGCAGGGTGACGTCGGCGACGCAGAAGGTCGAGGCGCTCAAGCAGCTGCGCAACCGGCTGTCGCAGCAGCTGCACTCGGTGCGCTCGGCCCTGCTGGACGTGACCCCGCTGCTGGACCCGCTGGACGAGGAGCAGCAGGCCCGCGCCGCCGAGGAGGCGGGCGCGTCCCCGCAGGTAGCGGCGACGCAGGTGGCCGCCTCGATCGCGACGTCCCAGGTGACGGCCGGGTCGGCGGCCAAGCCCGCGGGCGCGGAGGCGACCCAGCTGATGGCGCGCCCGAAGCCGGTGGACAAGAAGGCCGCCGAGGTCGACCCGGTGACCGTGCAGCTCGCGGGCAAGCAGGGCGAGCAGCAGGAGAACAAGCCCCCGCAGGGCCCGGACGGCCCGACCCAGAAGATGGTCCGCCCGATCCCGCCGAAGGCGCAGCCCGCCCAGCGCTGACCACCGCGCCGCGCGGCGCAGACCCCGAAGGCAAGGCCCAGCGAAGGACCCCCGGCTCCGGCCGGGGGTCCTTCGCGTTGGGGCCTCTTCGCGTCCGGGGGGCCGGCCGACGCGGGTCCTCGGCCTGGTCAGGCCCTCACACGCCCGTCGCGCGCCGCCAGTCCAGCACCGCGTCCGCGAACGCCTCGGGCGCCTCCCAGGGCGCCAGGTGCCCCACCCCGGCCAGCTCCACGCAGGTCGCCCCGATCTCCCCCGCCAGCGCCCGCGCCCCCTCCGGCGGCGTGACCGCGTCGCGCTCGCCGACCACGACCAGCTTCGGCACGTCCGCCTCCCGCAGCAGCGCCGTCGAGTCGGGCCGGGCCGCCATCGCCCGCTGCGCCCAGGCCACGTCCTCGGCGCGCTGCCCCAGCACCACCGCCCGCACCTCGTCCACCAGCGGCGATCCGGGCGCGAGCAGCCCGCTCACCGAGCCGACCACCGCGCCGACCCCGTGCTCGTCGACCTCGCGCGCCACCGCCAGCCGCTTGTCCCGCGCCTCCTCCGCGTCGGCGACCGCCTTGGTGTCGACCAGCACCAGCCCGGCCACCCGCTCGGGCGCGATCCGCAGCAGCGCCATCGCGACGTACCCGCCCATCGAGCACCCGCCGAGCACCACCCGCCCGATCCCCCGCCCGTCCAGCTCCGCCAGCACCCGCCGGGCCGCGCCCGCCAGGTCGGGCTCGCCGCCCGCGCGCTGGTCGGGCGTGATCGGGGTGAGGCGTTCGCGGACCCCGTCCCACATGCGGGAGTCGACGGGGAAGGCGTGCAGCAGGACGAGCGGCGAGGTTTCCACGCCCCCCAATCTGTCAGACCCCGCCGCTACCGTCGCCGCATGACCGATCACCCGGCGCGCTACCCGGACCAGGTGCTGACCGGGCGCCTGCTGCTGCGCAGGACCACCGACGCCGACCTGGCCGCGGTGACCGAGGTGCTGACCGACCCGGCGGCGCACGCGCACAACCCGGCGCGCCCGAGGACGCCGCGGGAGGTGGCGGAGCTGCTGGCGAGCTGGCGGGAGCACTGGCGCGACGACGGCATCGGCTACTGGGCGGTGCTCTCGCGGGAGAGCGGGGAGCTGCTCGGCGTGGGCGGCCTGCGCGTGCACGCGGTGGGCGGCGAGCGGGTGCTGAACCTGTCGTACAGCTTCCGCCCGCGGCACTGGGG encodes:
- a CDS encoding arylamine N-acetyltransferase family protein, with the protein product MELVDVAGLLRRLRVVAEPPSADALRRLHRAFVARVPYENSEIQLGRPTSVDPAETAARIVDRGRGGYCFHLNGALSALLRGLGYRVSEHAGHVQGRAGEPPELNRSHLALIVSGLPSTSSPDGRWLVDAGLGDGLRDPLPLRAGEHRQEVLAFGLAESPLVPGWRFTHDPRGSFHAVDVESEPTTTGTFAARHHHLSTSPDSPFVRAFTAQRVDATGIDLLRALTLTRRAAGGDRTLVLESRGDWAAALADVFGLVLDVAELDVLWPKALAQHEAHLAARAAAPGLR
- a CDS encoding acetyl-CoA C-acetyltransferase encodes the protein MSRGSVIVAGARTPMGRLLGSLKDFSAAQLGGVAIKAALERAGVAPEQVQYVIMGQVLTAGAGQIPARQAAVNAGIPMTVPALTINKVCLSGVDAIALADQLIRAGEFDVVVAGGQESMTQAPHLLKDSRGGFKYGDTALVDHMAHDGLFCAFDQVAMGVSTEKHNARHGVTRAEQDEFSARSHRLAARAAEAGLFAEEIAPVAVPQRKGDPVLVSADEGVRADTTAETLARLRPAFATDGTITAGSASQISDGAAAVVVMSKDKAEELGLEWLAEIGAHGVVAGPDASLHEQPSNAIKAACAKEGVDPADLDLVEINEAFAAVGLVSTRELGISPDKVNVNGGAIALGHPIGMSGARIALHLALELRRRGGGVGAAALCGGGGQGDALIVRVPKKG
- the mce gene encoding methylmalonyl-CoA epimerase, translated to MELLSGLITAVDHVGIAVPDLDEAIAFHRETFGLVVAHEEVNEEQGVREAMLRAPGDGGGGTAVQLLAPLSPKSTIAKFLDRSGPGLQQLAYRVSDVDAAAERLRGAGLRVLYASAKRGTGGSRVNFVHPKDAGGVLVELVEPAAH
- a CDS encoding coiled-coil domain-containing protein, coding for MGLADDRDLVPLGSGFDIVKRGYDRGQVEEHLERLDSDLRLLAADRDAAMSQTSDLARQLEAARSEMADLRNQIDRLSMPPTTLEGLSERLQRMLRLAQDEANEIKARAEAEGGHIRAKAESDAGALRSRYDALIGELDQRRVDMENEHRGVLEGARAEAEKIVADAREQAGRIDQEAQQRRTTVEEDFEIAMAARRVESMKTLAEQEASSKNEAERRLREATDEAARIRAQVAQEQAAANAEAQRLVREATEEANRRRHDSLSEATARVQEATDEANRRVREATEESNRRVTSATQKVEALKQLRNRLSQQLHSVRSALLDVTPLLDPLDEEQQARAAEEAGASPQVAATQVAASIATSQVTAGSAAKPAGAEATQLMARPKPVDKKAAEVDPVTVQLAGKQGEQQENKPPQGPDGPTQKMVRPIPPKAQPAQR
- a CDS encoding alpha/beta fold hydrolase, translated to METSPLVLLHAFPVDSRMWDGVRERLTPITPDQRAGGEPDLAGAARRVLAELDGRGIGRVVLGGCSMGGYVAMALLRIAPERVAGLVLVDTKAVADAEEARDKRLAVAREVDEHGVGAVVGSVSGLLAPGSPLVDEVRAVVLGQRAEDVAWAQRAMAARPDSTALLREADVPKLVVVGERDAVTPPEGARALAGEIGATCVELAGVGHLAPWEAPEAFADAVLDWRRATGV
- a CDS encoding GNAT family N-acetyltransferase produces the protein MTDHPARYPDQVLTGRLLLRRTTDADLAAVTEVLTDPAAHAHNPARPRTPREVAELLASWREHWRDDGIGYWAVLSRESGELLGVGGLRVHAVGGERVLNLSYSFRPRHWGRGYATEMARASLERAAVSHPDLPPVVVTAPENTPAQRVAEKLGLARSGAVELDPEEGELLVYRRP